The Pimelobacter simplex genomic sequence CCCGGAGTTCAAGACCGCCCTGCCCGGTGGCAAGGCCAAGCAGACCGGCGCGACCGACACCGACCGGGGCATCGCGGTGCCGCGCCCGGCCGAGGTGTCCTACTCCACCGGCGACGGCGCCACGATGGAGAACCTGCTCGGAGGTGGGTCGTGAGCACGCGCAACGCACGTCGTCCCGGCCGGTGGTGCCGCGCGGTGGCGCTCCTGGTCGGACTGACGGTCCTCACCGGCTGCAGCGGCTTCCGCGGCGCCTACGACCTGCCGCTGCCCGGTCACCCGGTCGACGCCGACGAGGCGTTCGAGGTGACGGCCTACTTCAAGGACGTCCTCAACGTCGTCCCGCGCTCGCCGGTCATGGTCGACGACGTCGTGGTCGGCGAGGTGACCGAGGTCGAGCGCTCCGGCTGGAACGCGCGCGTCACGATGATCGTGCGCGACGACGTCAAGCTGCCCGACAACGCGATCGCCGACATCCGCCAGGTCTCGCTCCTGGGCGAGAAGTACGTCGCCCTCGAGGCGCCCGAGCAGGAGGCGGCCGTGGGCCGGCTCTCCGAGGGCGACGAGATCGCGCTCGCCAAGACCGGCCGCAACCCGGAGGTCGAGGAGGTGCTCGGTGCGCTGTCCTTCCTGCTCAGCGGTGGTGGCGTCGCCCAGCTCGGCACGATCACCCGCGAGGCCAACCTGGTGATGAACGGCCGCGAGGACCGGCTGCGCAGCCTGCTCTCCTCGCTCGACTCGGTGGTCGGCACGCTCGACGAGCAGAAGGTCGACATCATCAACGCGCTCGAGTCGCTCAACAACCTGACCTCCACGCTCAACAAGGAGAAGGAGACGATCGGCGACGCGCTCGACGCGACCGGCCCGGCGATCGACGTCCTCTCCGCCCAGCACGACGAGCTGATCGAGATGCTCGGTGCGCTCGACCGGCTCGGCAAGGTCGGCACCCGCGTCATCAACGCCAGCAAGGAGGACGTGCTCAGCATCCTGCGCGACCTCAGCCCGGTGCTGCGCAAGCTGACCGAGGCCGACGAGCAGCTGGCCCCCGGCCTCAACCTGCTCATCAGCTTCCCGTTCCCGCAGACGGCCAACAACATCGTCAAGGGCGACTACGCCGACACGATCATCCGCGCCGACCTCAACTTCGAGAACCTCTACAAGACGCTCGGCCTGCCCGAAATCCAGCTCCCGGACCTGGAGGCGGTCCTCAACCAGGTCGGCCAGTGCCTCAAGAGCGGCAAGCTCACCAGCTCGGCCTGCCTGCAGGTGCTCAGCGACGTCAACCTGCTCAAGGACCTGCAGACCAAGTGCCAGGACCGCACCATCCGCGACAGCCCGGTCTGCAAGCTTCTCCGCGCGCTGCCCGACCTCGACCTGGGCGGCCTGCTCGGTGGCAAGGGCGGCCTGCTGGGCAGTGACGGCCCGCTCAGCGGCCTGACCCGTGGGCTGCTCGGCACCCAACCGTCGTCGTACGACAACGGGTCGACGCGCAGCCTGCTCGGAGGTGTGGCATGAGTCGCGGCGTACGGATCCGGCTGATGGCGTTCGTCGTCCTCAGCGCGGTCGGCATCACCTACATCGGTGCCAGCTACCTGGGCCTGGTCGACAAGATCACCGGGCGCGGACTGACCGTGACCGCGAGCCTGCCCGGCTCCGGCGGCCTCTTCGAGGGCAGCGAGGTGACCTACCGCGGCGTCAAGATCGGCCGGGTCTCGCGGATGGACACCACCGAGGAGGGCGTCGACCTCACCCTCGACCTCAAGGACGGCACCAAGCTGCCGCGCGACGCCCCGATGTTCGTGCACAACCTCTCCGCGGTCGGCGAGCAGTACCTCGACTTCCAGCCGCCCGACGACAAGGGCCCCTACGCCGAGAACGGCACCCGGTTCACCGGCAGCGACAAGTCGCTCCCGGTCGACGAGGGCGACCTGCTGGTCGACCTGAGCCGGTTCGTCGACTCCGTCGACAAGGGCAGCCTCCAGACGGTCGTCGAGGAGCTCGGGCTGATGTTCAACGACACCGGCACCGACCTGCAGCAGCTGCTCGACGGGGGACAGGCGTTCATCGCCGAGGCCAGCGAGCACACCGACGAGACCATCGCGCTGCTCGACAACGGTCTGGCCGTGCTGCGCACGCAGCGCGGCCAGAAGGAGAACATCCGCAAGTTCTCCCAGGACCTCAACACGATCACCACGACG encodes the following:
- a CDS encoding MCE family protein — encoded protein: MSRGVRIRLMAFVVLSAVGITYIGASYLGLVDKITGRGLTVTASLPGSGGLFEGSEVTYRGVKIGRVSRMDTTEEGVDLTLDLKDGTKLPRDAPMFVHNLSAVGEQYLDFQPPDDKGPYAENGTRFTGSDKSLPVDEGDLLVDLSRFVDSVDKGSLQTVVEELGLMFNDTGTDLQQLLDGGQAFIAEASEHTDETIALLDNGLAVLRTQRGQKENIRKFSQDLNTITTTLRGSDGDLRKVLSATPGAAREVDQLLRQLEPTVPILLGDLVSVNQVLLSELDGIEQLLVTYPALIAGGPTGSTSDGWGHVNLQFDYSVPPCTKGYVPPKDWRSTQDLTDAEPAKVSCTAGPPYVMRGSKYAPGYRKNRASPGRVYSDTYDPATGAVPGLVDTAGNPVRLNQPENLSVLGGDAWKWLLIGPVAGK
- a CDS encoding MCE family protein — its product is MSTRNARRPGRWCRAVALLVGLTVLTGCSGFRGAYDLPLPGHPVDADEAFEVTAYFKDVLNVVPRSPVMVDDVVVGEVTEVERSGWNARVTMIVRDDVKLPDNAIADIRQVSLLGEKYVALEAPEQEAAVGRLSEGDEIALAKTGRNPEVEEVLGALSFLLSGGGVAQLGTITREANLVMNGREDRLRSLLSSLDSVVGTLDEQKVDIINALESLNNLTSTLNKEKETIGDALDATGPAIDVLSAQHDELIEMLGALDRLGKVGTRVINASKEDVLSILRDLSPVLRKLTEADEQLAPGLNLLISFPFPQTANNIVKGDYADTIIRADLNFENLYKTLGLPEIQLPDLEAVLNQVGQCLKSGKLTSSACLQVLSDVNLLKDLQTKCQDRTIRDSPVCKLLRALPDLDLGGLLGGKGGLLGSDGPLSGLTRGLLGTQPSSYDNGSTRSLLGGVA